The following coding sequences lie in one Lolium perenne isolate Kyuss_39 chromosome 2, Kyuss_2.0, whole genome shotgun sequence genomic window:
- the LOC127321947 gene encoding LOW QUALITY PROTEIN: uncharacterized protein (The sequence of the model RefSeq protein was modified relative to this genomic sequence to represent the inferred CDS: deleted 2 bases in 1 codon) encodes MRRDLSCFGESSVQIADAASSSSSSTTAVAVGRKGAAQNQVSCLYQARLSGRPCMISVTWSKGLAGMQGLSVTVDDTCGQCLCKADVKPWLFSKKKGSKSLTAGDGKIEIFWDLSGAKFGPGPEPLEGFYVTVVFDREMVLLLGDMKKDAYRKTCAVRPALSTLFLARKEHIHGKKIYSAKAQFSGSGQCHDIVIECDSVGLKDPCLEIRIDKRPVMQVKRLAWKFRGNQTIMVDGLPVEVFWDVHSWLFSSTASNAVFMFQTCPAPEKSIPWMYSQIFRESQSQGLGFSLILYAWKIE; translated from the exons ATGAGGAGGGACTTGTCCTGCTTCGGGGAGAGCAGCGTCCAGATTGCGGACGCggcgtcttcctcttcttcctcgaccACTGCCGTGGCGGTG GGCAGAAAGGGCGCGGCTCAGAACCAGGTGAGCTGCCTCTACCAGGCACGGCTCTCTGGCCGGCCCTGCATGATCTCGGTGACCTGGAGCAAGGGACTAGCTGGGATGCAGGGCCTCAGCGTCACCGTCGACGACACATGTGGCCAGTGTCTTTGCAAGGCTGACGTTAAGCCATGGCTCTTCTCTAAGAAGAAGGGATCCAAGAGCCTCACTGCCGGCGACGGAAAGATCGAGATCTTCTGGGACCTCTCAGGTGCTAAGTTTGGCCCTGGGCCGGAGCCACTGGAAGGGTTCTATGTCACCGTCGTGTTCGACCGTGAGATGGTGCTCTTGCTCGGTGACATGAAGAAGGATGCTTACCGGAAGACGTGTGCCGTCCGGCCTGCGCTCAGTACATTGTTCTTGGCGAGGAAGGAGCACATTCATGGCAAGAAGATTTACTCTGCCAAGGCTCAGTTCTCTGGCAGCGGCCAGTGCCATGACATTGTGATAGAGTGTGATTCTGTTGGGCTCAAGGACCCTTGCCTTGAGATCCGCATCGATAAGAGGCCGGTCATGCAGGTGAAGCGGCTTGCGTGGAAGTTCCGGGGGAACCAGACgattatggtggatgggttgcctGTGGAGGTGTTTTGGGATGTCCATAGTTGGCTCTTCAGCTCGACAGCAAGCAATGCAGTGTTCATGTTCCAGACATGTCCAGCACCTGAGAAGTCTATTCCCTGGATGTACTCGCAGATTTTTAGGGAATCTCAGTCGCAAGGTCTTGGTTTCTCCTTGATTCTATATGCATGGAAGATTGAGTAG
- the LOC127321925 gene encoding uncharacterized protein, whose product MGWLHSLFSPIRRLWVRAHSRRRNRRGMHILYKDVQSCQDEDVQVLWSIFVDSHRHPGLMKLKL is encoded by the exons ATGGGGTGGCTCCACTCCCTCTTCTCCCCCATCAGGAGGCTCTGGGTTCGCGCGCATTCCAGGCGTCGAAACC GGAGGGGAATGCACATCCTGTACAAGGATGTTCAGTCCTGCCAGGACGAGGATGTGCAGGTCCTGTGGTCGATCTTTGTGGACTCACACCGCCACCCAGGTCTCATGAAGCTGAAGCTCTGA